In a single window of the Streptomyces cinnabarinus genome:
- a CDS encoding M4 family metallopeptidase: MRSSSSDRRTSHRSTTRRAAAVALVGVSALIAAAVQSGAATAAPEKAPSAAGQVLPGAESVKLTPAQRAALMRTANAASADTARELGLGAQEKLVVRDVLKDGNGTIHTRYERTYDGLPVLGGDLVVKSTKSDATAAVVKATKKAIKPATTKAAVSAAKAERQALSAAKAEKAKDADVNRAPRKVIWAASGTPKVAFETVVGGLQHDGTPQELHVVTDATTGEKLFEWEAIETGTGNTVYSGTVDLTTTQSGSTYNLTDGARGGHKTYNLNRGTSGTGTLFSGSDDVWGNGSPSNLESAAADAHYGAALTWDYYKNVHGRSGIRGDGVGAYSRVHYGNNYVNAFWSDSCFCMTYGDGSGNANPLTSIDVAAHEMTHGLTANTARLVYSGESGGLNEATSDIFGSTVEFFANNSSDVGDYLIGEEININGDGTPLRYMDKPSKDGASKDSWYSGIGSIDVHYSSGPANHFFYLLSEGSGTKTINGVTYNSATSDGLPVTGIGRDKAEKIWFRALTTKFASNTNYAGARTGTLAAAGELYGTTSPEYAAVQHAWAGIAVGSRPGDGGGGGTTFENTADVAIPDRGAAVTSSITVSGRTGNAPSNLQVGVDIVHTYVGDLQVQLVAPDGTAYTLKGYGTGGSSDNLNTTYTVNASSEVANGTWQLRVQDNAAIDTGYINSWKLTFP, encoded by the coding sequence TTGAGAAGCAGTTCCTCAGACCGACGCACCTCCCACAGATCCACCACCCGCCGGGCCGCCGCTGTCGCCCTCGTCGGCGTCTCCGCCCTGATCGCCGCGGCCGTCCAGTCGGGCGCCGCCACCGCCGCCCCGGAGAAGGCCCCGTCGGCCGCCGGCCAGGTCCTCCCGGGCGCCGAGTCGGTCAAGCTCACCCCCGCCCAGCGCGCCGCGCTGATGCGCACGGCGAACGCCGCCTCGGCGGACACCGCCCGCGAACTGGGCCTCGGCGCCCAGGAGAAGCTGGTCGTCCGGGACGTCCTGAAGGACGGCAACGGCACGATCCACACGCGCTACGAGCGCACCTACGACGGCCTTCCGGTGCTAGGCGGCGACCTCGTCGTCAAGAGCACCAAGTCCGACGCCACGGCCGCGGTCGTGAAGGCCACCAAGAAGGCCATCAAGCCGGCCACCACCAAGGCGGCCGTGTCCGCGGCGAAGGCCGAGCGGCAGGCGCTGTCCGCCGCGAAGGCGGAGAAGGCCAAGGACGCGGACGTCAACCGGGCGCCCCGCAAGGTGATCTGGGCCGCGAGCGGCACCCCGAAGGTCGCCTTCGAGACGGTCGTCGGCGGCCTCCAGCACGACGGCACCCCGCAGGAGCTGCACGTCGTCACCGACGCCACCACGGGCGAGAAGCTGTTCGAGTGGGAGGCGATCGAGACCGGCACCGGCAACACGGTGTACTCCGGCACGGTCGACCTCACCACCACGCAGTCGGGTTCGACGTACAACCTCACCGACGGCGCGCGCGGCGGGCACAAGACGTACAACCTCAACCGCGGCACCTCCGGCACCGGGACGCTGTTCTCCGGCTCCGACGACGTGTGGGGCAACGGCAGCCCGTCCAACCTGGAATCGGCCGCCGCCGATGCCCACTACGGCGCCGCGCTGACCTGGGACTACTACAAGAACGTGCATGGCCGCAGCGGTATCCGTGGTGACGGCGTCGGCGCCTACTCGCGGGTCCACTACGGCAACAACTACGTCAACGCGTTCTGGTCCGACAGCTGCTTCTGCATGACGTACGGCGACGGCTCCGGCAACGCCAACCCGCTGACGTCGATCGACGTGGCCGCGCACGAGATGACCCACGGGCTCACCGCCAACACCGCGCGTCTGGTCTACAGCGGCGAGTCCGGCGGTCTGAACGAGGCGACCTCGGACATCTTCGGCTCGACCGTGGAGTTCTTCGCCAACAACTCCTCCGACGTCGGTGACTACCTCATCGGCGAGGAGATCAACATCAACGGCGACGGTACGCCGCTGCGTTACATGGACAAGCCGAGCAAGGACGGCGCGTCCAAGGACAGCTGGTACTCCGGCATCGGGTCGATCGATGTGCACTACTCCTCCGGCCCCGCCAACCACTTCTTCTACCTGCTGAGCGAGGGCAGCGGCACCAAGACCATCAACGGTGTCACCTACAACTCGGCCACCTCGGACGGCCTTCCGGTCACCGGTATCGGCCGGGACAAGGCCGAGAAGATCTGGTTCCGGGCGCTGACCACGAAGTTCGCGTCCAACACCAACTACGCGGGCGCCCGCACCGGCACCCTCGCGGCGGCCGGTGAGCTCTACGGCACGACCAGCCCCGAATACGCGGCCGTGCAGCACGCCTGGGCGGGCATCGCGGTGGGTTCGCGGCCCGGTGACGGCGGAGGTGGCGGTACCACCTTCGAGAACACCGCCGACGTGGCGATCCCGGACCGCGGTGCCGCGGTCACCTCGTCGATCACCGTCTCCGGCCGGACCGGCAACGCGCCGTCCAACCTCCAGGTCGGCGTGGACATCGTCCACACCTACGTCGGCGACCTCCAGGTCCAGCTGGTCGCCCCCGACGGCACCGCGTACACGCTGAAGGGCTACGGCACCGGTGGCAGTTCGGACAACCTGAACACCACGTACACGGTGAACGCCTCCTCCGAGGTCGCCAACGGCACCTGGCAGCTGCGGGTCCAGGACAACGCGGCGATCGATACCGGCTACATCAACAGCTGGAAGCTGACGTTCCCGTAG
- a CDS encoding ABC transporter ATP-binding protein, translated as MTAPTTTAPAKAAPAPEESGDPFDRDVLPTPPGATGTLLRSLLAPMKARVALTTLLLLVQQAAVQAGPLLVAYAIDEAVPAFRRDDHGPLIAVAVGYLLCAVVSGALQYAFVITAARVNQDVLLDLRGRIFRHAQALSVDFHERYTSGRLISRSTADVESLRELLSEGLQELVTVILSFVYISAMLLWLDLGLGAVAVASFVPLYVLMRGYRRRAGRVYRLRSTAIAAVIVKFVETMNGIRPVRAFRREAVNDADFAVLNQRHERTNGDALLEMARYVVGSRVVANTSVALIVLWGAHRVAGDTLALGVLAAAVLYLRRLYDPIDRLGMFLNSYQSAAASLEKIAGLLAQTPSVPEPSTPRQLPALESEHPGRAVVFDGVRFAYRTGGEVLPVFDLALPAGQTVAVVGSTGAGKSTLAKLLARFYDPSEGRVLLDGVDLRELSVPELRRGVVMVTQEAFLFSGTVAENIAIGRPDATREEIERAAKAIGAHEFISALPDGYDTDVRKRGGRISAGQRQLVAFARALLADPAVLILDEATSSLDIPGERAVQRAMATVLHGRTAVVIAHRLSTVEIADRVLVMEHGRIVEDGSPAELVAGTGRFADLHRAWRDSLA; from the coding sequence ATGACGGCGCCCACCACCACGGCACCGGCCAAGGCGGCCCCGGCGCCCGAGGAGTCCGGCGACCCCTTCGACCGGGACGTGCTGCCCACTCCACCGGGCGCCACCGGCACGCTGCTGCGTTCGCTGCTCGCCCCGATGAAGGCGCGCGTCGCCCTGACCACGCTGCTGCTGCTCGTCCAGCAGGCGGCCGTGCAGGCGGGACCGCTGCTGGTGGCGTACGCCATCGACGAGGCCGTCCCCGCGTTCCGGCGCGACGACCACGGCCCGCTGATCGCGGTGGCCGTCGGCTATCTGCTCTGCGCGGTCGTCTCCGGCGCCCTGCAGTACGCGTTCGTCATCACCGCGGCCCGCGTGAACCAGGATGTGCTGCTGGATCTGCGCGGCCGGATCTTCCGGCACGCGCAGGCGCTGAGCGTGGACTTCCATGAGCGGTACACGAGCGGCCGGCTGATCTCCCGCTCCACCGCGGACGTGGAGTCGCTGCGGGAGCTGCTCAGCGAGGGACTCCAGGAACTGGTCACGGTCATCCTGTCGTTCGTCTACATCTCCGCGATGCTGCTCTGGCTCGACCTCGGGCTCGGCGCGGTCGCGGTGGCGTCCTTCGTGCCGCTGTATGTGCTCATGCGCGGCTACCGGCGGCGGGCCGGGCGGGTGTACCGGCTGCGGTCGACGGCCATCGCCGCGGTGATCGTGAAGTTCGTGGAGACGATGAACGGCATCCGGCCGGTGCGCGCGTTCCGCCGCGAGGCCGTCAACGACGCCGACTTCGCCGTACTGAACCAGCGCCATGAGCGCACCAACGGGGACGCGCTGCTGGAGATGGCCCGCTATGTGGTCGGCTCCCGGGTGGTGGCCAACACGTCCGTCGCGCTGATCGTGCTGTGGGGCGCGCACCGGGTCGCGGGCGACACCCTGGCGCTCGGAGTGCTGGCGGCGGCGGTGCTGTATCTGCGGCGGCTGTACGACCCGATCGACCGGCTCGGCATGTTCCTGAACTCCTACCAGTCGGCGGCGGCCTCCCTGGAGAAGATCGCGGGCCTGCTGGCGCAGACGCCGTCCGTGCCGGAGCCGTCAACCCCCAGGCAGCTCCCGGCACTTGAGTCCGAGCACCCGGGCCGCGCGGTCGTCTTCGACGGGGTGCGGTTCGCCTACCGCACCGGCGGCGAGGTGCTGCCCGTCTTCGACCTCGCCCTCCCGGCCGGGCAGACGGTCGCGGTGGTCGGCTCGACCGGCGCCGGCAAGTCGACGCTGGCGAAGCTGCTGGCCCGGTTCTACGACCCCTCCGAGGGCCGCGTCCTGCTGGACGGGGTCGATCTGCGCGAGCTGTCCGTGCCCGAACTGCGGCGCGGGGTGGTGATGGTGACCCAGGAGGCGTTCCTGTTCTCGGGCACGGTCGCCGAGAACATCGCCATCGGGCGTCCGGACGCCACCCGCGAGGAGATCGAGCGGGCCGCGAAGGCGATCGGCGCCCATGAGTTCATCAGCGCCCTGCCCGACGGCTACGACACGGACGTACGCAAGCGGGGCGGCCGCATCTCCGCCGGTCAGCGTCAACTCGTCGCGTTTGCACGGGCGTTGCTGGCGGATCCGGCGGTGCTGATCCTCGACGAGGCGACCAGCTCGCTGGACATCCCCGGGGAGCGGGCGGTGCAGCGGGCGATGGCGACGGTGCTGCACGGGCGTACGGCGGTGGTGATCGCGCACCGGCTGTCGACCGTGGAGATCGCGGACCGGGTGCTGGTCATGGAGCACGGACGGATCGTGGAGGACGGCTCGCCCGCCGAACTCGTCGCGGGGACGGGGCGGTTCGCGGATCTGCACCGGGCCTGGCGGGACAGCCTGGCTTGA
- a CDS encoding ABC transporter ATP-binding protein: protein MPTTPKAPAERSAVRTLLRLWPYVRPVRARLFTAAFVAVLASCVGLVIPLVLKWMVDGPVADRDSPGVWLGALFLLLLGLGEAVLFGLRRWLVARPLSHVEAEMRAGLYRHLQRLPVAFHDRWASGQLLSRATTDLMLLRMFLAFPLTFLLVNGVTILVGVIIMLLQDWTLGLVILGPVVPVIVMCVVFEKRYAEVARRAQDQVGDLTTVVEESVLGIRIIKGFGRHRSQARAFRELSWTLRGTELRKARLLAVIWAVIVTLPEVAVGAALVVGCVQVADGALSAGTLVAFLSTALALRWPVESIGFLLAMSQEAATATERFFEVMDEDVESAEPGRKAGPVAGSDGLRFHAVSFRYPDAAPDSPPVLDRIDLHIRPGESMALVGATGSGKTTLTALVPRLHEVTSGRITLDGADIMAMSRAELRAMVAVAFEEPTLFSASVGENVLMGADDTAGALELERALSVAQADFAHALPDGTGTQVGEQGLSLSGGQRQRLALARAVVGRPRFLVLDDPLSALDVHTEAAVEAALREVLAETTALIVAHRPSTVLLADRVALLSEGRITAVGTHQELLRSSAEYAHLMSGSDEEDQR, encoded by the coding sequence ATGCCCACCACACCGAAAGCCCCTGCGGAACGCTCCGCCGTCCGGACCCTGTTGCGTCTGTGGCCGTATGTCCGGCCCGTGCGGGCGCGGTTGTTCACCGCCGCGTTCGTGGCGGTGCTCGCCTCCTGTGTGGGGCTGGTGATCCCGCTCGTGCTGAAGTGGATGGTGGACGGCCCGGTCGCCGACCGGGATTCGCCCGGGGTGTGGCTCGGGGCGCTGTTCCTGCTGCTGCTCGGGCTCGGTGAGGCGGTGCTGTTCGGGCTGCGGCGGTGGCTGGTGGCCCGGCCGCTGTCGCATGTCGAGGCGGAGATGCGGGCTGGGCTCTACCGGCATCTGCAGCGGCTTCCGGTCGCCTTCCACGACCGGTGGGCGTCCGGGCAGTTGCTGTCCCGGGCGACCACCGATCTGATGCTGCTGCGCATGTTCCTCGCCTTTCCGCTGACCTTCCTGCTGGTCAACGGCGTGACCATCCTGGTCGGCGTGATCATCATGCTGCTTCAGGACTGGACGCTGGGGCTGGTGATCCTCGGGCCCGTGGTGCCGGTGATCGTGATGTGCGTGGTCTTCGAGAAGCGGTACGCCGAGGTGGCACGGCGGGCGCAGGACCAGGTCGGGGATCTGACGACGGTGGTCGAGGAGAGCGTGCTCGGCATCCGGATCATCAAGGGGTTCGGGCGGCACCGCAGTCAGGCGCGGGCGTTCCGGGAGCTGTCGTGGACGCTGCGGGGGACGGAACTGCGCAAGGCCCGGCTGCTGGCGGTCATCTGGGCGGTCATCGTGACGCTGCCGGAGGTGGCGGTCGGGGCGGCGCTGGTGGTGGGGTGCGTGCAGGTCGCGGACGGGGCGTTGTCGGCGGGGACGCTGGTGGCCTTTCTCTCCACGGCACTCGCGCTGCGGTGGCCCGTCGAGTCGATCGGGTTCCTGCTGGCGATGAGCCAGGAGGCGGCGACCGCCACGGAGCGGTTCTTCGAGGTGATGGACGAGGACGTGGAGTCGGCGGAACCCGGCAGGAAGGCCGGGCCGGTGGCCGGCTCCGACGGACTCCGCTTCCACGCCGTCTCCTTCCGCTACCCCGACGCCGCTCCCGACTCCCCGCCCGTCCTCGACCGCATCGACCTGCACATCCGTCCCGGTGAGTCCATGGCCCTGGTCGGGGCGACCGGCTCCGGGAAGACCACGCTCACCGCGCTCGTGCCGCGCCTGCACGAGGTGACCTCCGGGCGGATCACGCTCGACGGGGCGGACATCATGGCGATGTCGCGCGCGGAGCTGCGGGCCATGGTCGCCGTCGCCTTCGAGGAGCCCACCCTCTTCTCCGCCTCCGTCGGGGAGAACGTGCTGATGGGGGCCGATGACACCGCCGGGGCCCTCGAACTCGAACGCGCGCTCTCCGTCGCTCAGGCCGACTTCGCGCACGCCCTGCCCGACGGCACCGGCACCCAGGTCGGCGAGCAGGGGCTCAGTCTCTCCGGCGGGCAGCGGCAGCGGCTGGCGCTCGCCAGGGCCGTCGTGGGGCGGCCGCGGTTCCTGGTGCTGGACGATCCGCTGTCCGCGCTCGACGTGCACACCGAGGCCGCCGTGGAGGCCGCGCTGCGGGAGGTGCTGGCGGAGACGACCGCGCTGATCGTGGCGCACCGCCCGTCCACCGTGCTGCTCGCCGACCGGGTCGCGCTGCTGTCCGAGGGGCGGATCACCGCGGTCGGCACCCATCAAGAACTGCTGCGCTCCAGCGCCGAGTACGCGCATCTGATGTCGGGATCGGACGAGGAGGACCAGCGATGA